The proteins below come from a single Zhouia spongiae genomic window:
- a CDS encoding ankyrin repeat domain-containing protein yields the protein MKAITHFIVFVSVVLTTTFTYAQENIFLTRDFWKTQPDTETVKSKIDEYNKPTQLNANGFDPVVYAILEKAPDKTIEYLLSLDGNDINKLTHDGRTYLFWAAYIGNDRLMAYLLKQGAKTDIRDDHGYTVLNFAAATGQKNTKVFDLCLSNGANLLKDVDHDGANALLLAAPFDTDFKVSDYFISKGLAVNSTDSHGNGLFNYAAKSGNIELSKKLISKGIKGNDNAFLFASMGMRGSSTPLSYYKYLETAGLNPHVSGKDGRTPLHILSSRVKDIETLQFFLNKNLDVNARDEEGNTPFLNAARSNDLAVVKLFSKSISDINLKNKKGASAIMLAIAHNSPEIVKYLFGKGAKLNTTDTKGNNIAYYLVESYNSKHESSFRDKAGFLKEHGTDILKSQQDGNTLIHLAVQKNDIDLLKWASGFNLDVNAKNQEGYTALHLSAMVSKNNEILKYLIARGANTKMVTDFEESAFDLASENELLVKNKVPLDFLK from the coding sequence ATGAAGGCCATTACACATTTTATTGTATTTGTATCTGTTGTGCTTACCACAACGTTTACATATGCGCAGGAGAATATTTTTTTAACCCGTGATTTCTGGAAAACGCAACCCGATACAGAAACCGTTAAAAGTAAAATTGACGAATACAATAAGCCCACGCAGCTCAATGCAAACGGGTTTGACCCGGTGGTCTACGCTATCCTGGAAAAAGCTCCTGACAAAACCATTGAGTATTTATTAAGCCTCGATGGGAACGATATCAACAAGCTTACCCATGATGGAAGAACGTATTTATTCTGGGCCGCCTATATAGGCAATGACCGCTTAATGGCATATTTACTAAAGCAGGGTGCCAAAACAGATATACGCGACGACCACGGATATACTGTTTTAAACTTTGCCGCGGCAACAGGACAGAAAAACACTAAAGTTTTTGATCTCTGTTTATCGAATGGGGCCAACCTGTTAAAAGATGTAGATCACGATGGGGCAAACGCTTTGCTGCTGGCAGCCCCTTTTGATACCGACTTTAAAGTCTCTGATTATTTTATATCGAAAGGTTTGGCTGTTAACAGTACCGACAGCCATGGAAACGGGTTGTTTAATTATGCTGCTAAATCCGGAAATATAGAACTCTCAAAAAAACTTATTTCCAAAGGGATCAAAGGCAATGATAATGCCTTCTTATTCGCCAGCATGGGAATGAGGGGCAGTTCTACTCCCTTATCTTATTATAAGTATCTTGAAACGGCAGGGTTAAACCCCCATGTAAGCGGAAAAGACGGCCGTACCCCCCTGCACATACTATCATCGAGGGTAAAAGATATTGAAACACTTCAGTTCTTTTTAAATAAAAACCTGGATGTAAACGCCCGGGATGAGGAGGGGAACACTCCGTTTCTGAATGCTGCCAGATCGAACGATCTTGCCGTTGTTAAGCTGTTCTCTAAAAGTATCAGCGATATTAATCTGAAGAATAAAAAGGGGGCGTCTGCCATTATGCTTGCAATTGCCCATAATTCACCCGAAATTGTAAAATACCTGTTCGGTAAAGGAGCTAAACTGAATACTACCGATACTAAAGGGAATAACATTGCTTATTACCTTGTTGAGTCGTATAACAGTAAACACGAAAGCAGCTTCAGGGATAAAGCCGGGTTTCTGAAAGAACACGGTACAGACATACTGAAATCACAACAGGATGGCAACACCCTTATCCACCTGGCGGTACAGAAAAATGATATTGACTTGCTTAAATGGGCCTCAGGTTTTAACCTTGATGTTAATGCTAAAAACCAAGAAGGTTATACCGCCCTGCATTTGTCTGCCATGGTGTCTAAAAACAATGAGATACTGAAGTATCTTATTGCCCGGGGGGCTAACACAAAAATGGTTACCGATTTTGAA
- a CDS encoding DUF6607 family protein gives MKRSLLFIALLAIGTGLNAQNKKKQDQKAIKDMCGCYEVTFNFAETFEYSGDSTYVPSPVKHDKGLEWVQLVDDSKDKISLQHLLIVGPKEHPYIVKHWRQDWEYENTDLYEFDHDNKWTYKKLPKSSIKGQWTQKVFQVDDSPRYEGSASWVHIDGKSYWENTTSAPLPRREYTQRSDYNVTTRRNHHEITQNGWIHEQDNDKVIREDNKEDIVLAQEKGFNTYVKVDDSKCKAAQDYWSKNKNKWALVRAKWDEVFSRNTDLELKEKVDNKVLFKYLLDENAYQEKSEIDALIDSFVK, from the coding sequence ATGAAACGATCTTTACTATTCATTGCGCTACTTGCAATAGGTACCGGCCTTAACGCCCAAAACAAAAAGAAACAAGACCAGAAAGCCATCAAGGATATGTGTGGCTGTTATGAAGTAACCTTCAATTTTGCAGAAACTTTTGAATATTCGGGAGACTCTACTTATGTTCCTTCTCCTGTAAAACACGACAAAGGACTGGAATGGGTACAACTTGTAGATGACTCAAAAGATAAGATCTCTCTGCAACATCTTCTCATTGTCGGGCCCAAAGAGCATCCATATATTGTAAAACACTGGAGACAGGATTGGGAATACGAGAATACCGATCTGTATGAATTCGATCACGACAATAAGTGGACCTACAAAAAACTTCCCAAGAGTTCGATAAAGGGACAGTGGACCCAAAAAGTATTCCAGGTTGACGACAGCCCCCGTTACGAAGGTTCTGCAAGCTGGGTACACATCGATGGAAAGAGTTATTGGGAAAACACCACTTCTGCCCCGCTACCCCGCAGGGAATACACCCAAAGAAGCGATTACAATGTAACGACAAGAAGAAACCATCATGAAATCACACAAAATGGCTGGATACATGAGCAGGATAACGATAAGGTGATCCGTGAGGACAACAAAGAAGACATTGTCCTGGCACAGGAAAAAGGGTTCAATACTTATGTAAAAGTAGACGACAGCAAGTGTAAGGCAGCACAGGACTATTGGAGTAAAAACAAGAACAAATGGGCTTTGGTACGTGCAAAATGGGATGAGGTATTCTCCAGAAATACAGACCTGGAATTAAAAGAAAAAGTAGACAATAAAGTACTTTTTAAATATTTACTCGATGAAAATGCATACCAAGAGAAATCTGAGATAGATGCGCTTATCGATTCATTTGTAAAATAA
- a CDS encoding TonB-dependent receptor plug domain-containing protein — translation MSLNKNNFIIYFFALISVPFYSQSEKPVPDSLQTERLEEVIVTATRTKRQLSSLPLPAQLISKREIAQINSMRLNDVLNEQTGLITVPDFGGGEGIQMQGLDSQYTLVLIDGVPLIGRSAGTLDISRIAVGNIKQIEIVKGASSSLYGSEALGGVINIITEDPGSGVNGNISSRYGSFNTNDTGASVGYSNRQLAASFFLNRYSSEGYDLDKSDALKTVDPFTNYTFSSKVKYELNDKSSFMISGRYYTQNQDYVASEELKGESNIDEFNTHLKLDHDFNTKWKGYLELYATNYKANEYLNDSNQSRYSESNFDQWLWRPEARILFKPHKNDSFIAGIGTNYETLDRTDFSENPKFTSPYIYAQYDANITEKLNVILGARFDNHSEYSSQFSPKAAVRYEFSKKLAVKGSVGYGFKAPDFRQLYFDFSNAAVGYTVLGYNAVVTAIQRMEEEGQISKIVVPLSEFENELKPENSIGINLGLDYRFSSTVKFNMNLFRNNIEDLIDTRVIAGKTNGQNVFSYYNVHKVYTQGLEFNATWMPDNNLKLSGGYQLLFAKDKEAEEAFKNGEVYARNSNGSFKLDKSDYFGLYNRSRHMANFKIFYQIPAWSMNMNIRGTYRSKYGLYDSNGNAYLDKYDVFVDGYSVWDIALNKTILKNYTLGVGIDNAFGFTDTQNISNISGRIFYGKLNIKF, via the coding sequence ATGAGTCTAAATAAAAATAATTTTATTATTTATTTTTTTGCACTGATATCGGTTCCGTTTTATTCGCAAAGTGAAAAACCGGTTCCTGACTCTCTTCAAACCGAACGCCTGGAAGAAGTTATAGTAACGGCAACGCGTACTAAAAGACAGCTTTCTTCATTGCCTTTGCCTGCACAGCTTATTTCTAAAAGAGAAATAGCACAAATAAACTCGATGCGTTTAAACGATGTGTTGAATGAGCAAACAGGGCTGATAACAGTGCCTGATTTTGGCGGAGGCGAAGGAATTCAGATGCAGGGACTAGACTCACAGTACACACTGGTATTAATTGATGGGGTGCCCCTGATAGGAAGATCTGCCGGTACTTTAGACATAAGCAGGATTGCTGTGGGAAATATAAAGCAGATTGAAATTGTAAAGGGAGCTTCTTCCAGCTTGTATGGCAGTGAAGCTTTAGGAGGGGTGATTAATATAATTACAGAAGATCCCGGATCGGGGGTTAACGGAAATATAAGTTCCCGATACGGTAGCTTTAATACAAACGATACCGGTGCTTCCGTAGGATATAGTAACAGGCAGCTGGCAGCGAGCTTTTTTCTTAATAGGTATAGTAGTGAGGGTTATGATTTAGATAAAAGCGATGCATTAAAGACAGTAGACCCTTTTACAAATTATACGTTCAGTTCAAAAGTAAAATACGAGTTGAACGATAAAAGTTCCTTCATGATCTCCGGGAGGTATTATACCCAAAACCAGGATTATGTAGCATCAGAAGAACTAAAAGGAGAGAGCAATATTGATGAATTCAATACCCATTTGAAACTTGATCATGATTTTAACACTAAATGGAAGGGCTACCTTGAACTTTATGCGACAAATTATAAGGCGAACGAATATCTGAACGATTCGAATCAGAGCAGGTACAGTGAAAGTAATTTCGATCAATGGTTATGGAGACCCGAAGCACGAATATTATTCAAGCCTCATAAAAATGACAGTTTTATTGCCGGAATAGGGACAAATTATGAAACCTTGGATCGCACAGATTTTTCAGAAAATCCAAAATTTACTTCACCTTACATCTATGCGCAATACGATGCTAACATTACTGAAAAACTCAATGTGATTTTAGGAGCACGATTCGACAATCATAGCGAATACAGTTCACAATTTAGTCCTAAAGCAGCGGTCAGATATGAATTCAGTAAAAAATTAGCGGTAAAGGGGTCCGTTGGATATGGGTTTAAAGCGCCGGACTTCAGGCAGTTGTATTTCGACTTTTCCAACGCAGCCGTCGGCTATACGGTTTTAGGGTATAATGCTGTTGTTACTGCCATTCAAAGAATGGAGGAAGAAGGGCAGATTAGCAAGATAGTAGTACCGCTTTCCGAATTTGAAAATGAGTTAAAACCCGAAAATTCAATAGGGATTAACCTGGGGCTGGATTATAGGTTTTCTTCAACCGTTAAATTTAATATGAACCTCTTCAGGAACAATATTGAAGACCTTATTGATACCCGGGTAATAGCCGGTAAAACCAACGGACAGAATGTATTCAGCTATTACAATGTCCATAAAGTTTATACACAGGGACTGGAGTTTAATGCCACATGGATGCCTGATAACAACCTGAAATTGTCAGGAGGATATCAATTGCTTTTTGCAAAAGACAAAGAAGCTGAAGAAGCGTTTAAAAACGGAGAGGTATATGCCCGTAACTCGAACGGGTCGTTTAAACTTGACAAAAGTGATTATTTCGGACTGTACAACCGCTCTAGGCATATGGCCAACTTTAAAATATTTTATCAAATCCCGGCTTGGAGTATGAACATGAATATCCGGGGTACTTACCGGAGTAAGTATGGCTTGTACGATTCGAACGGGAATGCCTATCTCGATAAATACGATGTTTTTGTTGACGGGTATTCGGTATGGGACATAGCGCTTAATAAAACCATCTTAAAGAATTATACCCTCGGAGTCGGAATAGACAATGCATTCGGGTTTACCGATACGCAAAACATCAGCAATATCTCCGGAAGGATCTTTTACGGAAAACTAAATATTAAATTTTAA
- a CDS encoding HmuY family protein: MKSIKLLFLTVFFIGFTSCSSDDDGASLLDVESESVSNLKATQSADYSTNPPTITGDYIKFSFESGTTVTGDNWDIAFRGTTILINGGASTADDQPIRKGNGGAYIANGTLAEVNTVDLSLFTQDSETNGLAIPTGSGNGWYNYNQTNHNITPIAGKVIVVKTHNGRYAKVEILSYYEDGEPNEDLSNSQYYSFNYVYQPNEGETGF, translated from the coding sequence ATGAAATCTATCAAACTATTATTTTTAACGGTGTTTTTTATAGGGTTTACATCATGTAGTAGCGACGACGATGGTGCATCCCTTTTAGATGTTGAATCAGAGTCTGTTTCAAACCTTAAGGCCACACAAAGTGCCGATTATTCTACGAATCCGCCTACCATCACTGGCGACTATATTAAATTTTCTTTTGAATCCGGAACTACGGTTACAGGAGATAACTGGGATATCGCTTTTAGAGGGACTACAATTTTAATAAACGGCGGGGCATCGACAGCAGATGATCAACCAATCAGAAAAGGAAACGGAGGCGCTTATATAGCAAATGGAACCCTGGCTGAAGTGAATACTGTAGATTTGTCGTTATTTACACAAGATAGCGAGACTAATGGGTTGGCTATACCCACAGGTTCGGGGAACGGTTGGTACAATTACAACCAAACCAACCATAATATAACACCTATAGCAGGGAAGGTAATTGTGGTGAAAACACATAATGGCAGGTACGCTAAAGTAGAAATATTAAGCTATTATGAGGATGGCGAGCCTAATGAAGATTTAAGCAATTCTCAGTATTACAGCTTCAATTATGTATACCAGCCTAATGAAGGAGAGACCGGGTTTTAA